A part of Bacillus thuringiensis genomic DNA contains:
- a CDS encoding beta-class carbonic anhydrase, producing MLLQEILSFNEQFVENKEYAPREATKMPKKRMVVVSCMDARLIELLPKALDIHDGDAKVIRNAGGKIASAFDSVMQSVVASVYDLNADEIFLIGHHRCGASQTNPKGTLQKILDRGVASPEILSAIEYAGVDLEKWLFGFDDVCDSTQANVDLVRNHPLIPKDVPVHGLVIDPHTGKLDLVVDGYKTLNGMEH from the coding sequence ATGTTATTACAAGAAATTCTATCGTTCAATGAACAATTTGTAGAAAATAAGGAATACGCTCCTCGTGAAGCGACAAAAATGCCTAAAAAACGTATGGTTGTTGTTTCTTGCATGGATGCTCGTTTAATTGAGCTACTTCCAAAAGCTTTAGATATACACGATGGTGATGCAAAAGTTATCAGAAATGCAGGTGGTAAAATTGCTTCTGCTTTCGATAGTGTTATGCAAAGTGTTGTCGCGTCAGTATACGATTTAAATGCAGATGAAATCTTCCTTATTGGACACCATAGATGTGGTGCGAGCCAAACGAATCCAAAAGGAACACTTCAAAAAATATTAGATCGTGGAGTAGCTTCACCAGAAATTTTATCAGCAATTGAATATGCTGGTGTTGACCTTGAAAAGTGGTTATTTGGATTCGATGATGTTTGCGATTCAACACAAGCTAATGTTGATTTAGTAAGAAATCATCCACTTATTCCAAAAGATGTTCCTGTACATGGTTTAGTTATTGATCCTCATACAGGTAAATTAGATTTAGTAGTCGACGGATATAAAACATTAAATGGTATGGAACATTAA
- the cynS gene encoding cyanase, which produces MNRQEATQKIMEAKIAKGLTWEEISKVSENSETWVVTALLGQATMTRPEAEKIGKLLELDEDVVQALTVVPLRGQVMQMPPTDPILYRLYEMMLQYAPTLRELILEKAGEGVMSAINFNLGVDTQEDPKGGDPRIVITLNGKFLPFRTW; this is translated from the coding sequence ATGAATAGACAAGAAGCTACGCAAAAAATTATGGAAGCAAAAATTGCAAAAGGGTTAACATGGGAAGAAATTTCAAAAGTAAGCGAAAACTCTGAGACTTGGGTTGTAACAGCATTATTAGGACAAGCTACAATGACACGTCCGGAAGCAGAAAAAATCGGTAAACTATTAGAATTAGATGAAGATGTAGTTCAAGCATTAACAGTAGTTCCACTTCGCGGCCAAGTAATGCAAATGCCTCCTACTGACCCAATCTTATATCGACTATATGAAATGATGTTACAATACGCACCAACTCTTAGAGAATTAATCTTAGAAAAAGCTGGCGAAGGTGTAATGAGTGCAATTAACTTCAATCTAGGTGTGGATACACAAGAAGATCCAAAAGGTGGCGATCCTCGTATCGTGATTACACTTAACGGTAAATTCTTACCATTCCGTACATGGTAA
- a CDS encoding purine/pyrimidine permease, with product MNKKYFNTSFSILQWFVFLLANAIALPIIIGGIFHLSIEDISTLMQRTFLVVGVSSFIQAWFGHRYPIADGPAGSWVSIFVILGQVAMHQGQSAKDVLQLLEGGLIIAGILLFVLGITGLVHRILRLFTPLVTGTFLLILSLQLSGVLLKGMMGLQGPAIHPDYTTATIALFVFALITFLSIKGKGWMKSYAVLLAISFGWLLYALLEKSPHMPSHTPLVKLPQIFAWGMPRFDIGMTLTAILFTFLLVANTIAAISAVKQVAPLSKENEKQTLNRGVWVGGISHIISSLFSTIGIVPLPASVGFIQLTGQRKVKSFLIASLILAGISFIPSIVSFISLLPGPIANAALLATFVQVIGLSFQSILREELKQRRLTILGITLLISLGIMFLPESAFSGIPSSLQYVLSNGLLVGTMIVILLEQSWKE from the coding sequence ATGAACAAAAAATACTTTAATACGAGCTTTAGTATTCTACAGTGGTTTGTGTTTCTATTAGCAAATGCAATTGCATTACCTATCATTATTGGTGGCATATTTCATTTATCAATTGAAGATATCTCAACATTAATGCAGCGAACTTTTTTAGTCGTGGGAGTAAGTTCATTTATACAAGCATGGTTTGGGCATCGCTATCCCATAGCAGATGGTCCAGCAGGTTCATGGGTAAGTATATTTGTCATACTGGGACAAGTAGCTATGCATCAGGGACAAAGTGCAAAAGACGTGTTGCAACTTTTAGAAGGTGGGTTAATTATTGCAGGTATATTACTCTTCGTTCTTGGTATAACAGGGCTTGTTCATCGAATCTTACGTTTATTTACCCCTTTAGTTACAGGAACCTTTCTTTTAATATTATCTCTTCAGCTTAGTGGTGTGTTACTAAAAGGAATGATGGGATTACAAGGACCTGCAATTCATCCTGACTATACAACAGCTACTATTGCTCTCTTTGTTTTTGCCCTTATTACTTTCTTATCAATTAAAGGGAAAGGATGGATGAAAAGTTACGCTGTGTTACTTGCCATTTCATTTGGTTGGCTTTTGTATGCTTTATTAGAAAAATCGCCTCATATGCCTTCACACACACCGTTAGTTAAGTTACCACAGATATTTGCTTGGGGCATGCCTAGATTCGATATTGGAATGACTCTAACTGCAATTTTATTTACATTTCTTTTAGTTGCAAATACGATTGCTGCTATTTCGGCTGTAAAACAAGTGGCTCCATTATCTAAAGAAAATGAAAAGCAAACACTGAACCGTGGTGTATGGGTCGGAGGTATATCACATATTATCTCGTCGTTGTTTTCTACAATTGGAATTGTACCATTACCTGCATCAGTAGGATTTATTCAACTAACAGGACAAAGAAAAGTGAAGTCATTCCTTATAGCAAGTCTCATATTAGCAGGAATTTCTTTTATTCCCTCAATTGTAAGCTTTATATCCTTACTTCCAGGCCCTATTGCTAATGCTGCACTTTTAGCAACATTTGTCCAAGTAATAGGCCTTTCATTTCAATCAATTTTACGTGAAGAATTAAAGCAACGCCGATTAACTATATTAGGAATTACATTATTAATCAGTTTAGGAATAATGTTTCTTCCAGAAAGTGCATTTAGCGGCATTCCTTCTTCCTTACAATATGTGTTAAGTAACGGACTACTCGTAGGTACTATGATCGTTATTTTGCTAGAACAGTCTTGGAAAGAGTAA
- the alo gene encoding anthrolysin O/cereolysin O family cholesterol-dependent cytolysin Alo: MIFLNIKKNTKRRKFLACLLVSLCTINYSSISFAETQVGNVTDVIKNASGIDTGIANLKYNNQEVLAVNGDKVESFVPKESINSNGKFVVVEREKKSLTTSPVDISIIDSVVNRTYPGAVQLANKAFADNQPSLLVAKRKPLNISIDLPGMRKENTITVQNPTYGNVAGAVDDLVSTWNEKYSKTHTLPARMQYTESMVYSKSQIASALNVNAKYLDNSLNIDFNAVANGEKKVMVAAYKQIFYTVSAELPNNPSDLFDNSVTFGELTRKGVSNSAPPVMVSNVAYGRTVYVKLETTSKSKDVQAAFKALLKNNSVETSGQYKDIFEESTFTAVVLGGDAKEHNKVVTKDFNEIRNIIKDNAELSLKNPAYPISYTSTFLKDNATAAVHNNTDYIETTTTEYSSAKMTLDHYGAYVAQFDVSWDEFTFDQNGKEVLTHKTWDGSGRDKTAHYSTVIPLPPNSKNIKIVARECTGLAWEWWRTIINEQNVPLTNEIKVSIGGTTLYPTASISH; encoded by the coding sequence GTGATTTTTCTGAATATTAAGAAAAACACTAAAAGAAGAAAGTTCCTTGCATGTTTATTAGTTAGTCTATGCACTATTAATTATTCATCTATTTCCTTCGCAGAAACACAAGTAGGTAATGTAACTGATGTAATCAAAAATGCTAGTGGCATTGATACTGGTATAGCAAATCTTAAATATAATAATCAAGAGGTTTTAGCTGTAAATGGTGATAAGGTAGAGAGTTTTGTTCCGAAAGAAAGCATCAATTCAAATGGTAAATTTGTAGTAGTGGAACGTGAGAAAAAATCACTTACAACTTCACCAGTCGATATTTCGATTATTGATTCTGTGGTGAATCGTACGTATCCAGGAGCGGTACAACTTGCAAATAAAGCTTTTGCAGACAATCAACCGAGTTTATTAGTGGCTAAGAGAAAGCCTTTGAATATTAGTATAGACTTACCTGGCATGAGAAAAGAAAATACAATTACTGTCCAAAATCCGACATATGGTAATGTGGCTGGAGCAGTAGATGATTTAGTATCTACTTGGAATGAAAAGTATTCTAAAACACATACGTTACCTGCAAGAATGCAGTATACAGAATCTATGGTTTATAGTAAATCACAAATCGCAAGTGCCCTTAACGTTAACGCTAAATATCTTGATAACAGTCTAAATATCGATTTTAATGCGGTTGCAAATGGAGAGAAGAAAGTGATGGTAGCGGCATATAAGCAAATATTTTATACCGTAAGTGCTGAACTACCTAACAATCCATCCGATCTTTTTGATAATAGTGTTACTTTTGGTGAGTTAACTCGTAAAGGTGTAAGTAATTCGGCTCCACCTGTTATGGTTTCAAATGTAGCTTATGGTAGAACTGTTTATGTAAAATTAGAAACAACATCTAAGAGTAAAGATGTACAAGCTGCTTTTAAAGCCTTACTTAAGAATAACAGCGTCGAAACGAGTGGACAGTATAAAGATATTTTTGAAGAAAGTACCTTTACTGCTGTAGTATTAGGCGGAGATGCGAAAGAGCATAACAAGGTTGTTACTAAAGATTTCAATGAAATCCGAAATATCATTAAAGATAATGCTGAATTAAGTCTTAAAAATCCAGCATATCCAATTTCATATACAAGCACTTTCTTAAAAGATAATGCAACTGCTGCTGTTCATAACAATACAGATTATATTGAGACGACAACTACAGAATATTCAAGTGCTAAAATGACACTTGATCATTACGGTGCTTACGTTGCTCAATTTGATGTATCTTGGGATGAATTCACATTTGATCAAAATGGGAAAGAAGTACTAACACATAAAACATGGGATGGTAGCGGCAGAGACAAAACAGCTCATTACTCTACAGTTATCCCTCTTCCACCAAATTCAAAAAATATAAAAATCGTAGCTAGAGAATGTACTGGTCTTGCATGGGAATGGTGGAGAACAATTATTAATGAACAAAATGTTCCATTAACAAATGAAATAAAAGTTTCAATTGGAGGAACAACATTATACCCAACGGCTAGTATTAGTCATTAG